DNA sequence from the Sardina pilchardus chromosome 23, fSarPil1.1, whole genome shotgun sequence genome:
ggtccgctctagtgtcttgggtaaggaggcagaacgagacacctgtcatactcgtcatggggagattcttccaaatggccctatcacaactttgaactgacgtcattggggtgggttttggccagcgcagttgcttaaaaaccaactgcgctgaactgcgctggctgagctaagacgcagtctcccgagatcttgtaaggacatgtgacatgatgtcacgggggtaactcccaccgcgactgcaagaagtcggacatgatttctacagtttgcatttcgtctgtcccagtatgcactgtgtttaacccagcatgcatcacatcaagtcagatctgcgcagattaaaatcctaaaatgttaactgcatccatcttgctccgctatagaatctttggtaagcaggcagaacgagacccctgtcataatcgtcatggggagattccttccaaacctgttccaaacggacctatcaagtctttgaactgacgtcatggggTGGGATACAGCCGGTTGCAGGCGTTTCAAACTAGATGCGGAGAATTGCGCAAAGTGACTGTTCGCgtcttcatcccgcgagttttgagtgacgtgacatggtcgcatttttgtgacatgatcacaacttttcttcaagtcgaacaacacgtctaaccagcatgcactgcatatgactcaaattacgtttcgactgcatgcgtttgcagccgacttgacatgtcgagtgcacctactgtccgggatgagctgcgtgtgctagttgcccctcctgctaagactctgcagctctcgttgacgtatgaagccagcctaagtcagcctaagtcagccgcagttCATCGGAAACGCACctactcccgtgtacaaacaatggcggcacatccggtcgTTGAtaggaactattccattgagaatggatggatatctcaggtgttataataagacttttctacatgacttatggtcgtgtgtaataatgcattttcattgagtaatatatgtatgtggaaatgcagtttatagtaattttcattgagtatttaccgtaaatattaatgtgatcgctgctgtcaatcccatAGGAAaacagggaccgagggaactactgaagctacccactaaccacgtgaccgctctaataatggctgtcgcaactttgagatatcgatggctttgctccAACTCTAAAATATCTGACCGGAACGTGTTCCTGCTTGCAAAGATGGCATCACTGACCTTTGTCATTCTTCTGCCAAGATTGTATCAAAAGCGAAACTTTAATAAATAAACTTTTACAGGTCACACATTTTGCCATGATCTTCAGACCAAGCCAATAATAACAAGATAGGGAGCTTAAGAAGAACAATAGTATTATAGGACTATATGGACAAATGGGGAGTGGAGTTGTTAAAGGGGGTCATAACCCGTGGAAGTAAGTCAAGCTTAGTTATTTCTCAATCTTcaaaccaccaggtggcactatATCCTCACTTTAAACAGGTGCATGCTTTGATCGTCTGTCACAGCCAGACGAAATCGGCAGATCATATCTCAGGAACACTTTCCCATATTGAGAGCAAATTTGGTACATGCACTCAGGACGTTATTGTGAGGGTGCAAGGAATTTGTCACCCTTTGTCCAAGTCATTTTGCAAATTTTGGACGTTGCCTTAATGCACATAACATTTGACCCCTCAGTGAGCACCTCAtgaaataaatatgtttatgCAAGACATGCAGTTCCATCACCTTAGAAAAATATTGTTCCTGAGACTTTGAATGACCAAAGCCAATACCAAATATTACTAAAATCAGTGTCAAATGTATAGGCATTGAAATGAATAACATAAGGTTTAGGGAGAATTCACCAGCAATTCGAAGGAAGATTGTACATTGATTCCTGTATTTCAGATTTTTAATGCTTTGAAGGGGACCATTCTTTCACCATGAGGTTTTTTGTAACTGTTACTAAAATGATCAGCTGAAGTATTTACATGTTATTTCCTGGTCCTTGTGATTTTTTTCTAAACTTCCTCTACTGTCATCTCCCCCTGGTGGCACACTGTGTGAACAACACAAAGCAGAGAAGACAAGCGTGAGCTTCACAGAGCAGAGTGGAGGCCAATGGAACAGGACGTGAACAGCAGTGGTGACCCGTCACACTCAGTCtaatacaacacaacagcagctcATTTTCAGCAGGTTATATCTATAACTGCAGTATGCATTTCCTCTGGATTCTGAGCTTGCTGTTCAGCTATGGAGTATCAGAGAGCTCGACCAAGATAGCAGTGGAGTTTGGACAAAATGTGACTCTTAACTGTTCTTTTGCTGAAGATGATATTTATTGGTTCATACAACGCCAGTCTGAGCCTCCTGTGTACATACTGCGCTCTTTAGTGAGAACTAATGCTCACGCTCTCTTCAACAAGCAAAAACAGAGGGAATTTAAGAGGAAATACTCACTGCAAACATTTGGTAGGCTAGTTATTCACAATGTAACCAGTTCTGAGCTTGGTTCATACTACTGTAGAGGACTAAAGGACCCGCTCACATTCAGCAATGCCACCACACTCATGGTAGAAGGTAAGTGTTCATCATATGTTTAGATCATTGCCATTTGAAGGAATACATTAATACAGTATTTGAAAGAGTTATGGAAGGTTTATACTTTTTTGAATTTGATGACCATGTTTGCAACAGTCTAATGCCACaagtgtgcgagcagctgctATGTGCTGCTAAGCTGCTAAGCCTTGATATTGTGTCAGTTATAGCTACTATTTGGAACCTGCATCAAACCTCACTTTGTGCATGTTTATTTTTCCGACTGTATGTGAATAAACATGTATTTACAGAGGACCATCATTCTGTGTGCAATGTAACAAGGATAGAGCCTCAGCAACCTCGGCCATGGCCACAGGACTCTCTGAAATCATTGACATCTTTGCCCTTTATTGTATCGTGTCTTCTCAACTGTATCCTCATCATTCTTCTCTTAGGTGAGTATTTTAAAAATGACACAGAGCAGCAAGATGCCTGAATGTTCTAAATCTTTACTTACTACAAAATGAAACCCCATCAGTGTTGGCGGTCAAGAGATGTTCAACTCAGAAGAAGAAGAGCACAAGTGTGGAGCCACCTCAGGACTCTGACTCTCTTCACGTATGTACTGTTAATCCTTATtacattatgtacagtatgtacctcAAGCCCTGCAGACATCACTATACACTTCCATTTGGATGCAATTAAACTTCATATTTTCATTATGGTGGACAGATACATCATTTCCATGTTGTTTTCTCTAGTATTCTGCTTTAGACCTTCCCTCACCCCCAAGACCATCTCAGCCCAGAAACATCAACAGCACTTGCCCATCTCAGCCCAGTAACATCAACAGCACTTACGCTTTAATCCAGCTCCCAGCCCGGGTCTGACTGACACTGCATGCTAAGCTTTCAGGCAAACGTGTAGAAAATCGTTGGTAGTACTGCATGATCAGAACGAAATGTGAAGGAGAGTGACCAAAACGAAATATGATACACATTATAAAATGTACATTACTCAAATCAGATTTATATCAATGTTGTTTACTGTAATCCATAATGTTTTGATGACTAAAATAAGCTATTGTTTTTACAATAAACTAATTTATTCTCTAAGAGTGTGTTCCTGGTCAGACTGACGTGAGTGCTAGGAAATGAAAGAGCAGACGACTTCCCATTTCTGCAGTAAAAAGTGAACATATTTGTCAATTCAGTGCCTTCTCTGTAAGACAGCTTTTCAATGACACATGATCTGCAGTCAATATATAATTTGGACAGTGTTAAGTTAGTTTTAATATTAAAATGAATTGAATGAATTGAGTGAATACATGTAATGAGTAAGCGTGTCTCTAGTAAGGTTTCCAAAAATGATCTTCATGTACCATTAGAAATtcaagacaaaaagaaagattcgcTAACTGTATCCATGGTATCCACAGCTAGCTAACTCTGCTTACCCCATAGGATATTCATGCTAAATTAATGCCccccttttttaaaaagcacaaCTGTTAGTTTTTGTAGTTTTCTGATttggttttgttgttttgtacatccccaaatcagaaaaagtttgTACGTTGTGTAGAatacagacaaaaacagaatgtgagtTCTGCTCATCATAATATCATTACCACattcagagaatccagagaaatATTTGCAAACAAGGGACAGAACTGAAAAACAATATTGAAGGTTGTGGCATGTCGGACACTATTAAAACCAGACCTGCTACTCTAATGAACACTATTGTATGTGCTCAGGTAAACCTCTGATAACCATTGTCTATGAGCACAGTTTCACACTCAATTCACAAATGCTAGTGTTAACGTTACCATGGAAAACAAGAGATTGCATTCAGACGTGATAGAAATAGGATAGGTTTTGgggttgtactgtatatagctgTAGCGGGTTTCACtcgtgtgcacgcatgcacacacacgcacacacacactcacacacacagacacacacacacacacacacacacacacacatacagtatatgtactgtatgtgtgtgtgtatatgtatatgcataCATTTAGAACCACACTCTGAATAGTATAGTGCAGGGGTCTCCAACACGGTGCTCACAGACGCCTATGAGGTGCCCGCAGCGCACCTTCAAAAAATAGCCAACATGCAGTACACCCCTACAGTCAAGGCCATCTCATCGACACTGCTCTAGTTTGTGGTTCTGATGGTGAAATGAGATATGAAATGCTAGATCCCTCACTGTCTGCCTATATGAGGCGCCTGCAGCTCACCTTAAAATAGCCAACATAGCTGCAGCcatacagcaatcagaatgagaacatatatttttgttgatttttggtgaacatttaaatgcatagcctgtgtCACCATAATggcagatatcagcaaaacttcaCCTAAGTACAGTAGCCgcctaccattggcaactacttcAGCAATATTAATGAGAAATTGTATTTTGGTTGATTTTTGATGAATATTTTAAAACTAATATCAAGCGCCGCTAACTTATCCCCACTGTATCCAGgtaggctacttgccaaaaccgGGAGTTAGACGGGAAGTTAGACCTCTGAATCTCTTTCCACCTTACTGGACACTAACGTTAGAGTTCTGAATCTCTCTCTACTGGACACTAACGTTAGAGTTCTGAATCTCTTTACTGAACAGTAATGTTAGAGTTCTGAATCTCTCTTTACTGGACACTAACGTTAGAGTTTTGAATCTCTCTCTACTGAACAGTAATGTTAGAGTTCTGAATCTCTCTCTACTGGACATAACGTTAGAGTTTTGAATCTCTCTTTACTGGACACTAATGTTAGAGTTCTGAATCTCTCTCTACTGGACACTAACGTTAGAGTTCTGAATCTCTCTCTACTGGACACTAACGTTAGAGTTCTGAATCTCTCTACTGAACACTAACATTAGAGTTCTGAATCTCTCTCTACTGGACACTAACGTTAGAGTTCTGAATCTCTCTCTACTGGACACTAACGTTAGAGTTCTGAATTTCTCTCTACTGGACACTAACGTTAGAGTTCTGAATCTCTCTCTACTGGACACTAACGTTAGAGTTCTGAATCTCTCTCTACTGGACACTAACGTTAGAGTTCTGAATCTCTCTCTACTGGACACTAACGTTAGAGTTCTGAATCTCTCTCTACTTTACTGGACACTAACGTTAGAGTTCTGAATCTCTTTCTACTTTACTGGACACTAACGTTAGAGTTCTGAATCTCTCTCCACTTTACTGGCCGTAAATTGCGGTGGCGTAACCAGCAGGTCATGTGACTGCAGTGGGGCCTCAGCCTGTCAGGGGCCTCGGTGGCGAGGAGACCACAACAGGATATCACAGGGCATTTGAGCGGTTTCAGCTTCTGGTTGATGGAGTGTCTCGGAGAATGCCAATAGCCAAGTAAATAACACAGTATCATAAAAACAGTTGTGTATTGAAGCTATaaattatttatcttttttattattattattgctttaAAATCAGGGCAACATATCATCGTAATAGTTAAGAGATATTGCCCCATTTTTGTTAGATTTGTTGAGTCTTTTAGAGGCAGTTAGTCTGCGTGCTAGAGGAAGACGTCCATGCCAGAGCTACCAGTGTTGGTCTGTGGGGATGAGAGGCTTTGAACACAGGATATGACTTCACAGGTCTGCTGTGAAGGAGTCGTGCAGCATGTATCCAGACCAGACCACAACTGCAAATAGTGACCCTCACAAAACGCCAAcgtgcagaacagaacaggctcctctctctgtcttaccaTATTAGGTCATAATGAAGTATATTaaatgagtatgtgtatgtgtatgataaATGCATTATGTACATCTAAAGATATACTGATACAGTATTATTGTATAAAACATGTGTGAGTATGAaaggagtatgtgtatgtgtgtgttatcatgtATGTACATGTTACAGTAACTAGCACTGTTTGTCGACTGTGTACTTTTTATACTCAACCACACATGTTGTCCTGCTCCGGCTGCAGAGCAGATGCAACACCCCTCCAGCCACCAGGCATCCggaagagagatgaaggggaCACTTGTGTGACCGTGTGGCTGGGGACATTATTGTCTGCTTTCTCTTCAGTTACAGGACACTTCTAAATGATACATGTGGGCCTTTTAACCTTCATTAGATGACGGGGAAGAAAATGTCTTTACAAGGACCACAACTTTGCGTTTTGCATATTTACATTTTGAGTACAGCTCTGCATCCATCtccacacccattcttctcggcTGAATAGCTCACACACTCTTCGCTCACAACTTCAACACACAGCTTGTGTCCGGCGCACTGGGCAGACGCAGAAGAGCTTCCTGTGCAGTCCACCCTCATGGTGTAGCCGAGCAGACTGGGGTGCTGCTGAGAGAGGCGAGATCAGGAGTGGAAGAGAATGAAAGTATCTGTGGAACAATTCCCGTTGTCTTTCGCCCCCAAAGTGCCTTgaaactagcctagaaatctagacgctcctatagcggcagcaaatctaattgggctgccggggcagtctagcaacaaTCCAAAGAGCTCgggagctgagaaatggaagAATCACCAGACCAATCAcggcgtgtatagagtcggtgggcgggcggtgactgacatgcgaccagatgTTGCGACGGTTAcacatcctgctatttgaaaacaagaagatgattcgtttagtgttatcctattgcgtggagagggaaggttgcgcatcctgctatttgaaaacaagacaaTGATTTGTTTagtgttatcctattgcggagagggaatttgaaagacaactgtttatcccacccctctgattgagccctgcctacggtgagttcccagaccctacctacatcttgatgtgggtctggctggtcaggctatcTTGAAACATCtctcacctctgacctctacTGTACAGAAAATAACAAATAGAACTTCACACTAAGGGGCACAAATtctacaaggatacaaggatgtttatttgtcacattcatctgattactaatgtaaagagaTAATGCAGTGAAATCGTCAGTTCCTTCACATATTGTGCATATGGGGATCCAAAGTCAAGCCTTtcctgactttttggactttgaATAAGTAATACATGCCTTCATAACAACTACTGGATTGCTGTAACTTCCTATATGTTGGTCTCAGCCAGGCCTCACTTTCCTGCCTACAGCTAGTTAaaaatagcctagaaatctacacgcccctagcggcaacaaatgtaatttggctggcggggcagtctaggcacgatccatagagcttaggagctgagagctggaaaatcaagcgatccaatcacagcatgtataaagtcggtgggcgggcttaacataatggtgactgacatgcgaccagaagttgtgacggtaacgcatcctgctatttgaaaacaagcagatgattcgtttagtgttatcctattgcgtggagaaggAAGGTTACGcagcctgctacttgaaaacaagaagatgattcgtttagcattatcctattgcggagatggaatttgaaagacaactgtttatcccacccctccgattgatcAATGCTCGAGCCCTGactatggtgagttcccagaccctaggctacatcttgatgtgggtctggctggtcaggctaagtTAAAATGCAGCAGCTCGCCTTTTAAGTGTTGGCCACATGTGAGCAAGAACACATTTCTCCCATTCTAGCTTCCCTTACTGGCTCTCTGTTCACCtaggataggcctacatgattCTCAATGTACATCCATGTAGCTTTAGGTTAGTGTAACCCAAAATTGTTCcatgttaacattcatttttatattcagcatagctagacctttcaccaaaagtttgtttggttgatagaggtgcactttaagccccccaagcccaaggctataaatgtatgtaaattcgtgcatatttcatttgataatggttcatctaCATAAATATAAACtaaagtatttcagaaaacttgcaatacaaaaaagtattatctTACAGTGTCAGTGAGTAATCATTAAGGGATTTTTGggaatataggcctatttgttaAAACTGTTACcctcaccccataatatattccaTACTGGAATATGTGGAATATGTCTTTACAAACTTCATAACATGAATTACACATCTTAACCTTAGTTCCAACCAACTTCAAGTGTTGCAGTTCTCTTAAACATTCTGTACCTGTCTTGGCTGTTTAGTTTGTAG
Encoded proteins:
- the LOC134071334 gene encoding uncharacterized protein LOC134071334; this encodes MHFLWILSLLFSYGVSESSTKIAVEFGQNVTLNCSFAEDDIYWFIQRQSEPPVYILRSLVRTNAHALFNKQKQREFKRKYSLQTFGRLVIHNVTSSELGSYYCRGLKDPLTFSNATTLMVEEDHHSVCNVTRIEPQQPRPWPQDSLKSLTSLPFIVSCLLNCILIILLLVLAVKRCSTQKKKSTSVEPPQDSDSLHYSALDLPSPPRPSQPRNINSTCPSQPSNINSTYALIQLPARV